A genomic region of Miscanthus floridulus cultivar M001 chromosome 3, ASM1932011v1, whole genome shotgun sequence contains the following coding sequences:
- the LOC136542844 gene encoding protein SCAR2-like isoform X1, whose product MGLSSRCGCRCECVTTTTTHGDVVRNRNNDVAPDAVLEGLAVAGLVAILRQLGDLAELAAEVFDDMQDQVMAASARGRRLAVRAKLLLEADLDLPPPKSTHNSAAALNFTTSSSGRLGCRAHVRGGVGGGTPPMPRLVVQRIRRCRGPPRLSLLDKFDAAGEGACLKRYTDPSFFFRAHSARLEQGTLRVRANRGPYLKSMSMETRPKIQIALNSEPPESAHTVTDCKSEIETETETDASEAPSPGFLSMLRQLKKQHRQAAGAGSLFRMQQAVDRVQSSPQLNTEKKLQGGGTAQPSPSELERTSSFEAWLAPDARRLTTATHHHEHDEIITQEPPHPHGASATTCSGSVSDVVTTSIGALSSSTMLKAKQNSEDAEIPCSKSSSKRSRSSVEMIASRVSSLPRKLFMNIKHHNDCSRSDPAGTSLRMSQAQATGIGDCSPELEAVPTPREAFLPILVHSDPVYSSIHSLLPENDKCSYLQHHESLSCNASVDAERHHQQEDPSADKCSNSNSSTPETIGDPTCTTPDSKNLLLPGSLVLKRAGALPENPCSEDAKADTTPPLPPIPPMQWLSERGHTGTRAPSPKHRALWKKSLEVTEMIQAIRQAHSHSIQSSPVDTEETLDSNEHTSANASHRDEMKCSEETRHPHLFRVREDAVQASEGIVLKAGEFPVPAILSDEAWSEIDVRTQAQADTCFQQQGRQQFGSGHSDHGSTEKRSEEHEASDSSSNLQNESVFFSAVQELAKMSPPPSVPRPKYSLLDAGSHGRIMLRNGPSLIHPSRNILDSRSVLIKQIKDIAMAGNPSFKLKPVSGASSPQSPVTGSPANSKVATILQRADDIRQQAHADSNDVDSEESWSDNSE is encoded by the exons ATGGGTCTGTCGTCAAGGTGCGGATGCCGGTGCGAATgcgtcaccaccaccaccacccacggcGACGTCGTCCGTAACCGCAACAACGATGTTGCCCCCGACGCCGTCCTGGAGGGCCTCGCCGTGGCCGGCCTCGTGGCCATCCTCCGCCAGCTCGGAGACCTCGCAGA GCTTGCCGCGGAGGTGTTCGACGACATGCAAGACCAAGTGATGGCCGCGTCGGCGCGAGGGCGACGGCTCGCCGTGAGAGCCAAGCTGCTGCTGGAGGCCGACCTCGACCTGCCTCCGCCGAAGTCGACACACAACTCTGCGGCTGCTCTCAACTTCACCACCTCCAGCTCCG GCCGTCTCGGCTGCCGCGCGCATGTCAGAGGAGGAGTCGGCGGAGGCACGCCGCCGATGCCGCGTCTCGTCGTCCAACGTATCAGGCGCTGTCGCGGGCCTCCCAGGCTGTCACTCCTTGACAA GTTTGATGCTGCTGGCGAGGGAGCGTGCCTCAAGAGGTACACCGATCCCTCCTTCTTCTTCAGGGCCCATTCTGCCAGGCTTGAGCAAGGCACGCTGAGAGTCAGAGCAAACCGCGGACCATATCTGAAATCCATGTCCATG GAAACCAGACCCAAGATTCAGATTGCACTCAACTCTGAACCTCCCGAGTCAGCCCACACTGTCACTGACTGCAA ATCAGAAATAGAAACAGAAACAGAAACAGATGCATCCGAAGCGCCGTCTCCTGGCTTCCTCTCCATGCTCCGACAGCTGAAGAAGCAGCATCGGCAGGCAGCAGGTGCCGGGTCCCTCTTCCGAATGCAGCAAGCAGTTGACAGGGTCCAGTCTTCACCTCAGCTCAACACGGAAAAGAAGCTGCAAGGCGGCGGCACAGCGCAGCCCAGCCCCAGTGAGCTCGAGAGGACGAGCTCTTTCGAGGCATGGCTCGCTCCAGATGCTCGCCGCTTGACTACTGCTACCCATCATCACGAGCACGACGAAATCATCACACAGGAACCACCCCATCCCCATGGTGCTAGTGCTACTACCTGTAGTGGATCCGTCAGTGATGTTGTTACCACATCAATTGGTGCCCTTAGCAGCAGTACCATGCTGAAGGCGAAGCAGAATTCAGAAGATGCAGAAATACCCTGCAGCAAAAGTTCGAGTAAGAGGTCGAGGAGCAGCGTTGAGATGATCGCCTCAAGAGTCAGCAGCTTGCCGAGGAAGCTCTTCATGAACATCAAGCATCACAACGACTGCTCGCGCTCTGATCCTGCAGGTACTAGCCTCCGGATGAGCCAAGCCCAAGCCACAGGCATTGGGGATTGCAGCCCCGAACTTGAAGCCGTCCCCACCCCAAGAGAGGCTTTTCTGCCTATACTGGTTCATTCTGATCCAGTATATTCGAGTATACATAGCCTTCTGCCAGAAAATGACAAGTGCTCCTATCTGCAGCACCATGAAAGCCTATCTTGTAATGCGTCGGTAGATGCAGAGAGACATCACCAACAGGAAGACCCTTCCGCAGATAAATGCAGTAACAGTAACAGCAGCACTCCTGAAACCATTGGAGATCCTACATGTACAACACCTGACTCCAAGAACCTGCTGTTGCCAGGAAGTCTTGTTCTGAAGCGAGCTGGTGCTTTGCCTGAGAATCCTTGTTCTGAAGATGCCAAAGCAGATACAACACCGCCACTTCCGCCTATTCCACCGATGCAGTGGCTGTCGGAAAGAGGCCATACAGGGACTCGAGCCCCATCTCCTAAACACAGAGCGCTTTGGAAAAAATCACTGGAGGTTACTGAAATGATTCAGGCAATAAGACAGGCGCATAGCCATAGCATCCAGAGTTCACCGGTGGACACGGAAGAAACGCTGGATTCTAATGAGCATACTAGTGCCAATGCCTCTCATAGAGATGAAATGAAATGTTCTGAAGAAACGAGGCATCCACATCTATTCCGAGTCCGAGAAGATGCTGTGCAGGCTTCAGAAGGCATTGTTCTCAAGGCTGGAGAGTTCCCTGTGCCTGCAATACTTTCAGACGAGGCCTGGTCTGAGATAGACGTACGGACGCAGGCACAAGCAGACACATGTTTCCAACAACAAGGCAGACAGCAATTTGGTAGTGGACATTCTGATCATGGTTCAACAGAGAAGCGAAGCGAAGAGCACGAGGCTTCAGATAGCAGCAGCAATCTGCAGAACGAGAGTGTATTCTTCTCTGCGGTACAAGAGCTAGCGAAGATGTCCCCTCCTCCTTCAGTGCCAAGGCCCAAATATTCACTGCTTGATGCTGGATCTCACGGCAGGATCATG CTACGAAACGGTCCAAGCCTGATCCATCCTTCAAGAAACATTTTGGACAGCAGGAGTGTACTGATAAAGCAGATAAAAGACATTGCAATGGCCGGCAATCCT TCTTTTAAACTGAAACCAGTTTCTGGAGCGAGCTCTCCTCAGTCTCCTGTGACCGGGAGTCCTGCCAACTCTAAGGTGGCAACCATTCTACAGAGAGCAGATGACATTCGTCAG CAGGCTCACGCAGATAGCAACGATGTTGACAGTGAGGAAAGCTGGAGCGATAACAGTGAATGA
- the LOC136542844 gene encoding protein SCAR2-like isoform X2: MGLSSRCGCRCECVTTTTTHGDVVRNRNNDVAPDAVLEGLAVAGLVAILRQLGDLAELAAEVFDDMQDQVMAASARGRRLAVRAKLLLEADLDLPPPKSTHNSAAALNFTTSSSGRLGCRAHVRGGVGGGTPPMPRLVVQRIRRCRGPPRLSLLDKFDAAGEGACLKRYTDPSFFFRAHSARLEQGTLRVRANRGPYLKSMSMETRPKIQIALNSEPPESAHTVTDCKSEIETETETDASEAPSPGFLSMLRQLKKQHRQAAGAGSLFRMQQAVDRVQSSPQLNTEKKLQGGGTAQPSPSELERTSSFEAWLAPDARRLTTATHHHEHDEIITQEPPHPHGASATTCSGSVSDVVTTSIGALSSSTMLKAKQNSEDAEIPCSKSSSKRSRSSVEMIASRVSSLPRKLFMNIKHHNDCSRSDPAGTSLRMSQAQATGIGDCSPELEAVPTPREAFLPILVHSDPVYSSIHSLLPENDKCSYLQHHESLSCNASVDAERHHQQEDPSADKCSNSNSSTPETIGDPTCTTPDSKNLLLPGSLVLKRAGALPENPCSEDAKADTTPPLPPIPPMQWLSERGHTGTRAPSPKHRALWKKSLEVTEMIQAIRQAHSHSIQSSPVDTEETLDSNEHTSANASHRDEMKCSEETRHPHLFRVREDAVQASEGIVLKAGEFPVPAILSDEAWSEIDVRTQAQADTCFQQQGRQQFGSGHSDHGSTEKRSEEHEASDSSSNLQNESVFFSAVQELAKMSPPPSVPRPKYSLLDAGSHGRIMLRNGPSLIHPSRNILDSRSVLIKQIKDIAMAGNPSFKLKPVSGASSPQSPVTGSPANSKVATILQRADDIRQAHADSNDVDSEESWSDNSE, encoded by the exons ATGGGTCTGTCGTCAAGGTGCGGATGCCGGTGCGAATgcgtcaccaccaccaccacccacggcGACGTCGTCCGTAACCGCAACAACGATGTTGCCCCCGACGCCGTCCTGGAGGGCCTCGCCGTGGCCGGCCTCGTGGCCATCCTCCGCCAGCTCGGAGACCTCGCAGA GCTTGCCGCGGAGGTGTTCGACGACATGCAAGACCAAGTGATGGCCGCGTCGGCGCGAGGGCGACGGCTCGCCGTGAGAGCCAAGCTGCTGCTGGAGGCCGACCTCGACCTGCCTCCGCCGAAGTCGACACACAACTCTGCGGCTGCTCTCAACTTCACCACCTCCAGCTCCG GCCGTCTCGGCTGCCGCGCGCATGTCAGAGGAGGAGTCGGCGGAGGCACGCCGCCGATGCCGCGTCTCGTCGTCCAACGTATCAGGCGCTGTCGCGGGCCTCCCAGGCTGTCACTCCTTGACAA GTTTGATGCTGCTGGCGAGGGAGCGTGCCTCAAGAGGTACACCGATCCCTCCTTCTTCTTCAGGGCCCATTCTGCCAGGCTTGAGCAAGGCACGCTGAGAGTCAGAGCAAACCGCGGACCATATCTGAAATCCATGTCCATG GAAACCAGACCCAAGATTCAGATTGCACTCAACTCTGAACCTCCCGAGTCAGCCCACACTGTCACTGACTGCAA ATCAGAAATAGAAACAGAAACAGAAACAGATGCATCCGAAGCGCCGTCTCCTGGCTTCCTCTCCATGCTCCGACAGCTGAAGAAGCAGCATCGGCAGGCAGCAGGTGCCGGGTCCCTCTTCCGAATGCAGCAAGCAGTTGACAGGGTCCAGTCTTCACCTCAGCTCAACACGGAAAAGAAGCTGCAAGGCGGCGGCACAGCGCAGCCCAGCCCCAGTGAGCTCGAGAGGACGAGCTCTTTCGAGGCATGGCTCGCTCCAGATGCTCGCCGCTTGACTACTGCTACCCATCATCACGAGCACGACGAAATCATCACACAGGAACCACCCCATCCCCATGGTGCTAGTGCTACTACCTGTAGTGGATCCGTCAGTGATGTTGTTACCACATCAATTGGTGCCCTTAGCAGCAGTACCATGCTGAAGGCGAAGCAGAATTCAGAAGATGCAGAAATACCCTGCAGCAAAAGTTCGAGTAAGAGGTCGAGGAGCAGCGTTGAGATGATCGCCTCAAGAGTCAGCAGCTTGCCGAGGAAGCTCTTCATGAACATCAAGCATCACAACGACTGCTCGCGCTCTGATCCTGCAGGTACTAGCCTCCGGATGAGCCAAGCCCAAGCCACAGGCATTGGGGATTGCAGCCCCGAACTTGAAGCCGTCCCCACCCCAAGAGAGGCTTTTCTGCCTATACTGGTTCATTCTGATCCAGTATATTCGAGTATACATAGCCTTCTGCCAGAAAATGACAAGTGCTCCTATCTGCAGCACCATGAAAGCCTATCTTGTAATGCGTCGGTAGATGCAGAGAGACATCACCAACAGGAAGACCCTTCCGCAGATAAATGCAGTAACAGTAACAGCAGCACTCCTGAAACCATTGGAGATCCTACATGTACAACACCTGACTCCAAGAACCTGCTGTTGCCAGGAAGTCTTGTTCTGAAGCGAGCTGGTGCTTTGCCTGAGAATCCTTGTTCTGAAGATGCCAAAGCAGATACAACACCGCCACTTCCGCCTATTCCACCGATGCAGTGGCTGTCGGAAAGAGGCCATACAGGGACTCGAGCCCCATCTCCTAAACACAGAGCGCTTTGGAAAAAATCACTGGAGGTTACTGAAATGATTCAGGCAATAAGACAGGCGCATAGCCATAGCATCCAGAGTTCACCGGTGGACACGGAAGAAACGCTGGATTCTAATGAGCATACTAGTGCCAATGCCTCTCATAGAGATGAAATGAAATGTTCTGAAGAAACGAGGCATCCACATCTATTCCGAGTCCGAGAAGATGCTGTGCAGGCTTCAGAAGGCATTGTTCTCAAGGCTGGAGAGTTCCCTGTGCCTGCAATACTTTCAGACGAGGCCTGGTCTGAGATAGACGTACGGACGCAGGCACAAGCAGACACATGTTTCCAACAACAAGGCAGACAGCAATTTGGTAGTGGACATTCTGATCATGGTTCAACAGAGAAGCGAAGCGAAGAGCACGAGGCTTCAGATAGCAGCAGCAATCTGCAGAACGAGAGTGTATTCTTCTCTGCGGTACAAGAGCTAGCGAAGATGTCCCCTCCTCCTTCAGTGCCAAGGCCCAAATATTCACTGCTTGATGCTGGATCTCACGGCAGGATCATG CTACGAAACGGTCCAAGCCTGATCCATCCTTCAAGAAACATTTTGGACAGCAGGAGTGTACTGATAAAGCAGATAAAAGACATTGCAATGGCCGGCAATCCT TCTTTTAAACTGAAACCAGTTTCTGGAGCGAGCTCTCCTCAGTCTCCTGTGACCGGGAGTCCTGCCAACTCTAAGGTGGCAACCATTCTACAGAGAGCAGATGACATTCGTCAG GCTCACGCAGATAGCAACGATGTTGACAGTGAGGAAAGCTGGAGCGATAACAGTGAATGA